From the genome of Deinococcus sp. AJ005, one region includes:
- a CDS encoding MOSC domain-containing protein yields the protein MTAPDRQIQSVNAGQPAPVQIGERPHISGIDKRPLPGRVRIDEAGLEGDHVMDTRHHGGPDQAVYIYTREDYDVWEAELRRALPPGLFGENLLICGLESAAMRVGDRLELGETGGVLLEVTAPRIPCATLAAHVGDPAFVKQFKGLARPGFYTRVLRGGEVGPGDSVRLIPGSVDAPSIGELFALHYKRSADPRKMEAYLNFPLAVRVRADLEDRLAKAGA from the coding sequence ATGACTGCCCCAGATCGCCAGATTCAGAGCGTCAATGCTGGTCAGCCTGCCCCTGTCCAGATTGGCGAGCGCCCACACATCAGCGGCATCGATAAGCGTCCATTGCCGGGGCGCGTGCGGATCGATGAAGCTGGTTTGGAGGGAGACCATGTGATGGACACGCGCCATCATGGCGGCCCCGATCAGGCCGTGTACATCTACACCCGCGAGGACTACGACGTCTGGGAGGCCGAACTGAGGCGGGCGCTGCCCCCTGGGCTGTTTGGCGAGAACCTGCTGATCTGTGGGCTGGAATCCGCCGCTATGCGCGTGGGAGACCGGCTGGAACTCGGAGAGACGGGCGGCGTGCTGCTGGAAGTCACCGCCCCGCGCATTCCCTGCGCCACGCTGGCGGCGCATGTGGGCGATCCGGCCTTTGTCAAGCAGTTCAAGGGGCTGGCCCGTCCCGGCTTCTACACCCGTGTGCTGCGCGGCGGCGAGGTGGGACCGGGCGACAGCGTGCGCCTGATCCCCGGCTCGGTAGACGCCCCCAGCATTGGCGAACTGTTCGCCCTGCATTACAAGCGCTCTGCCGATCCCAGGAAGATGGAGGCGTACCTGAACTTTCCGCTGGCGGTGCGGGTGCGTGCTGATCTGGAAGACCGACTGGCAAAAGCGGGAGCTTAA
- a CDS encoding phospholipase D-like domain-containing protein — MGTLLFFRVFGVALLLGLLLTLGAGVSISQAVPGTPPLTLLSGPLSPPDLAALDGLTEVAPALAPTCPAPQAPLDRVLYDHLRGQGAALSCGNAFAGLIHFPNDDSGLGGQPPDPMGGFAVMARQIEGARHEVLLANMLWDDGPGSPGVLLAHSIAELRQQVAQYPQRYPQGVTVRLMFGNSVRLDSLLDPTSSVYSAARQLLEAGVPLSGDPVQGFTLALANYTYAYPHNHLKVLVIDGQETTAGGANISFFHLPASTRGGLDLTDLMLTLRGPVARQTVAAFRDSWLLSRPLRCRAGVRVADLHKGCALTDTGDPYPLFYTAPPQPAGTSRAYGLYRRTGYETQDSALPALFAAAGSSIDLMQSQISGTVQCSLSLTAPGGCPFPQEVLPVWHAIVGAIREHGVRVRMVLDHDPLLQIEPLALLSSLWGQLKPLGLEDHLQVRWSGTAGGMHTKATLVDDAMVTVGSLNLHFSSFGAHGLNEYTLATSDPSALKAMRQDFNFEWARGKPFELPYWLKP, encoded by the coding sequence ATGGGCACGCTGCTGTTTTTCCGGGTCTTCGGTGTGGCGCTGCTGCTGGGGCTGCTCCTGACGCTGGGGGCAGGCGTGAGCATCTCGCAGGCCGTCCCGGGTACACCGCCCCTGACCCTGCTGAGCGGCCCACTTTCCCCCCCGGATCTGGCCGCGCTGGATGGACTGACAGAGGTGGCCCCGGCCCTGGCACCCACTTGCCCCGCACCACAGGCCCCGCTGGACCGCGTGCTGTATGACCACCTGCGCGGCCAGGGCGCGGCGCTGAGCTGCGGCAATGCGTTTGCGGGGCTGATCCACTTTCCCAATGATGACTCCGGCCTGGGCGGACAGCCCCCGGACCCGATGGGAGGCTTTGCCGTGATGGCCCGCCAGATTGAGGGCGCACGGCACGAGGTTCTGCTGGCCAACATGCTGTGGGACGACGGCCCCGGCTCTCCCGGCGTGTTGCTGGCCCATTCCATCGCAGAATTGCGGCAGCAGGTGGCCCAGTACCCTCAGCGTTACCCGCAGGGCGTGACCGTGCGCCTGATGTTCGGCAACAGCGTGCGCCTGGATAGCCTGCTGGACCCCACCAGCAGCGTCTACAGCGCCGCGCGGCAACTGCTGGAGGCCGGGGTGCCCCTCTCGGGCGATCCAGTACAGGGCTTCACGCTCGCCCTCGCCAACTACACCTACGCCTACCCACACAACCACCTCAAGGTGCTGGTGATCGACGGGCAGGAAACGACAGCGGGCGGGGCCAATATCAGTTTCTTTCACCTTCCGGCCAGCACTCGCGGCGGTCTGGACCTGACCGATCTGATGCTGACGCTGAGGGGGCCAGTGGCGCGGCAGACGGTGGCCGCCTTCCGTGATTCCTGGCTGCTGAGCCGTCCGCTGCGGTGTCGGGCAGGCGTCAGGGTGGCCGACTTGCACAAAGGCTGCGCGCTGACTGACACCGGGGACCCTTACCCGCTGTTCTACACGGCCCCGCCCCAGCCTGCGGGAACCTCGCGCGCCTATGGCCTGTACCGCCGTACCGGGTACGAAACGCAAGACTCGGCGTTGCCCGCCCTGTTCGCTGCCGCCGGGTCCAGCATCGACCTGATGCAGTCGCAGATCAGCGGCACCGTGCAGTGCAGCCTGAGCCTGACCGCGCCGGGCGGCTGCCCCTTTCCGCAGGAGGTGCTGCCCGTATGGCACGCCATCGTGGGCGCAATTCGCGAGCATGGGGTACGCGTCCGTATGGTGCTGGACCACGATCCACTGCTACAAATCGAGCCGCTGGCGCTGCTGTCCAGCCTGTGGGGGCAGCTCAAGCCGCTGGGCTTGGAAGACCACCTGCAAGTCCGTTGGTCTGGCACAGCGGGCGGCATGCACACCAAGGCCACGCTGGTGGACGACGCGATGGTGACCGTGGGCAGCCTCAACCTCCATTTCTCGTCGTTTGGCGCTCACGGCCTGAACGAGTACACGCTGGCCACCAGTGATCCCTCCGCATTAAAGGCAATGCGGCAGGACTTCAACTTCGAGTGGGCGCGGGGCAAACCGTTTGAATTACCGTACTGGCTCAAACCCTGA
- a CDS encoding Uma2 family endonuclease, with product MPHSLISGNIFGTLYGPARKAGRRIHQSDMRLSVEASSSYFYLDVMLVCDTASSQRLAEIAPCLLVEVLSPSTAANDRVGEYAMYTAIPSLQTYLIAEQNERRVYAYQRDGQQWNLSEVSGSGEVQIPCLGRVLSLDDIYGGVLSA from the coding sequence ATGCCTCACTCCCTGATCAGCGGCAACATTTTTGGCACTCTGTACGGTCCAGCCAGAAAGGCAGGCCGCCGCATCCATCAGTCCGACATGCGCCTGAGTGTCGAGGCCAGCAGCAGCTATTTCTACCTAGATGTGATGCTGGTCTGCGACACTGCCAGCTCTCAGCGGCTGGCCGAGATCGCGCCGTGCCTGCTGGTGGAAGTCCTGTCCCCCAGCACGGCGGCGAATGACCGGGTGGGCGAATACGCCATGTACACCGCCATTCCCAGCCTGCAAACGTACCTGATCGCCGAGCAAAATGAGCGGCGTGTCTATGCCTATCAACGGGACGGGCAACAGTGGAACCTGAGCGAGGTGAGCGGCAGCGGCGAGGTGCAGATTCCCTGCCTGGGCCGCGTGCTGAGCCTGGATGACATTTACGGCGGGGTTCTCAGCGCCTGA